In Leopardus geoffroyi isolate Oge1 chromosome D1, O.geoffroyi_Oge1_pat1.0, whole genome shotgun sequence, a single window of DNA contains:
- the UBQLNL gene encoding ubiquilin-like protein, whose translation MPHVISQTPKMAQSGRPSGLPTDENISPSVTRVIVKTVGKGEDFMIADDTSVRQFKEKLSAHFECQMDQLVLVFMGRLLKDHDTLRQRGIRDGHTIHLVIKSKHRSRSLAHSSQNLLTKDPCHRDRNTKGNSSRVHQLASVSHTPVESAFPVEPDAPKVHTQDLEVGNPDCIAQMLQNPSIQQLLSNMAPMRQFISEHPDVQQLMQQNPEVSNLLDNSEILWQTLELARNLAMIQEIMQIQQPEQNLEHPLNPQSYPGLETMPGGDNPLGRSYADCNDHMLNSLQDPFGGNPFTALLEGHVLEPVQSSPPSPPRPQERRDQLPQLPTTRVIYTSSCGLSSITSANVAPDKVNHTASASTTTISTKDRSHNWAIQQLAGVPALPSIQLTQQPQAEDKDATTSRDSSDQKLKDDSQLSDEQSSSQITGSMVQLLLNNPYLAAQMMLFISMPQLSEQCRQQLPTFLQQTQLSDMLLALANPKASQAILHIEQGLQLLATEAPVLLPWVAPYLWGLGWLPSPSCSYPDTVPWAWDVPDMAEPKGPECCHKSGAALQRLQSLAGDSSHLPQAPEIRFSQQMESLQAMGFGNHHANLQALIATEGDTGAAIRKLKRSQGF comes from the coding sequence ATGCCGCATGTCATCTCTCAGACACCCAAGATGGCCCAGAGTGGGCGTCCCTCAGGTTTGCCTACAGACGAGAACATCTCTCCTAGTGTCACCCGAGTGATAGTGAAGACAGTAGGCAAGGGGGAGGACTTTATGATAGCGGACGACACCTCTGTGAGGCAGTTCAAGGAGAAGCTATCTGCTCACTTTGAGTGCCAAATGGACCAACTAGTGCTGGTTTTCATGGGCCGCCTTCTTAAAGACCATGACACACTGAGACAGAGGGGCATCCGAGACGGCCACACCATTCATTTGGTCATCAAGTCCAAACATAGGTCCAGATCCCTAGCCCATTCCTCCCAGAACCTGCTGACCAAAGATCCCTGCCACCGGGACAGAAACACCAAAGGAAACAGCAGCAGGGTACACCAACTTGCCAGTGTGAGTCACACCCCAGTGGAATCGGCCTTCCCTGTGGAGCCTGATGCACCCAAAGTGCATACCCAGGATCTAGAAGTGGGTAATCCAGATTGCATAGCACAGATGCTACAGAATCCTAGCATCCAGCAGCTCCTGTCCAACATGGCCCCCATGAGACAGTTCATCTCAGAACACCCAGACGTGCAACAGCTGATGCAGCAGAACCCAGAAGTCTCCAACCTCCTTGACAATTCTGAGATCCTATGGCAGACTCTGGAGCTGGCCAGAAACCTTGCCATGATTCAGGAGATAATGCAGATCCAGCAACCTGAACAGAATCTCGAGCATCCACTAAACCCACAGTCATACCCGGGCTTGGAGACAATGCCAGGTGGGGACAATCCCCTGGGCCGGAGTTATGCTGATTGCAATGACCACATGCTCAACAGCTTGCAAGATCCCTTTGGGGGCAACCCTTTCACAGCTCTCCTGGAAGGACATGTTTTAGAACCAGTTCAGTCCTCACCCCCGTCTCCACCGCGGCCCCAGGAACGGAGGGACCAGCTCCCGCAGCTCCCTACAACCCGAGTCATCTATACTAGTTCCTGTGGTTTATCCTCCATCACCTCAGCCAATGTTGCCCCTGACAAGGTGAACCATACTGCCAGTGCCAGTACTACCACTATCTCCACCAAAGACCGGAGTCATAACTGGGCCATTCAGCAGCTGGCTGGTGTACCAGCCTTACCTAGCATACAGCTTACCCAGCAGCCCCAGGCAGAGGACAAAGATGCCACCACCTCTCGAGATAGCTCTGACCAGAAATTAAAGGATGATTCCCAGCTGTCGGATGAGCAGAGCAGCTCCCAGATCACAGGAAGCATGGTGCAGTTGCTTTTGAATAACCCCTACTTGGCAGCCCAGATGATGTTGTTCATAAGTATGCCCCAGCTGAGTGAACAGTGTAGGCAGCAGCTGCCCACATTCCTGCAGCAGACACAGCTTTCCGACATGCTTCTGGCCCTAGCCAACCCTAAAGCATCACAAGCAATATTGCATATTGAGCAGGGTCTGCAGCTGTTGGCCACAGAGGCTCCTGTTCTTCTACCCTGGGTTGCACCCTATCTATGGGGCCTGGGTTGGCTTCCTTCACCCAGCTGCAGCTACCCTGACACAGTGCCCTGGGCCTGGGATGTGCCAGATATGGCTGAACCCAAAGGTCCTGAGTGCTGCCACAAATCTGGAGCAGCCCTGCAGAGGCTACAGTCCTTAGCTGGAGACTCTTCCCACCTTCCACAAGCCCCTGAGATTCGTTTCAGCCAGCAAATGGAATCTCTCCAGGCCATGGGATTTGGGAACCACCATGCCAATCTGCAGGCACTCATCGCTACTGAGGGGGACACCGGTGCTGCTATTCGCAAGCTCAAGAGATCCCAGGGATTCTAA
- the LOC123601254 gene encoding ubiquilin-3-like gives MAKSGEALPQGNPAPIPDHHLIKVTVKTPKDKEDFSVTDTCTIQQLKEEISQRFKAHPDQLVLIFAGKILKDPDSLAQCGVRDGLTVHLVIKMQRRTMGTECAAASVPAPAPSPRSFPQPSSMYPVDGPPAFSLGVLTGLNGLGLTSGSFPDQPSSLMWQHVSVPEFVAQIIDDPFIQGLLSNTGLMRQLVLDNPHMQQLIQHNPEIGHILNNPEIMRQTLEFLRNPAMMQEMMRSQDRALSNLESIPGGYNVLRTMYTDIMDPMLNAVQEQFGGNPFATATTANATSSSSQPSRTENCDPLPNPWASTYGGSVGRRGRHPGDQDVSETRNRVPTILGNIRLYDYIQQLHETPQSLGTYLQGTTSTLSPSQEPPPPGNRVPPTSSSSQKRESGQPLPKESGAIKGKSSCPLFLRYPPESSTGQDRGQGGTGNGSTGHGTNMPDLVLGLGHSANRAPFVPSSASPMPATPGIPEHARLPPVAYPRSLRPTSVNQVPQLQDEMRRQLPLLLHLQAAMANPRAMHALLQIEQGLQILATEAPHLLLWFMPCLTGLGSMVGGTEPRGGALMPEDPPLAPAPEVPPAQGSVELGPPSTPFPQMWQALSGANPQQMQPEIHFRVQLEQLRAMGFLNPEANLQALLATGGDVDAAVEKLRQA, from the coding sequence ATGGCCAAAAGCGGAGAGGCCCTGCCACAGGGCAACCCAGCGCCGATCCCGGACCACCACCTCATCAAGGTGACGGTGAAGACACCCAAGGACAAGGAGGATTTCTCAGTTACAGATACTTGCACCATCCAGCAGCTGAAGGAAGAGATATCGCAGCGCTTTAAGGCCCACCCTGATCAGCTGGTCCTAATCTTTGCTGGCAAAATCCTCAAGGACCCTGACTCACTAGCACAGTGTGGAGTGCGAGATGGCCTCACTGTCCACCTGGTCATCAAGATGCAACGCCGCACCATGGGCACTGAGTGCGCAGCTGCTTCagtccctgccccagcccccagccctagATCATTCCCTCAACCAAGCTCCATGTACCCAGTAGATGGGCCACCCGCCTTTAGCTTAGGTGTTCTCACAGGCCTCAACGGGCTAGGCCTGACCTCCGGTAGTTTCCCCGACCAGCCAAGCTCACTGATGTGGCAGCATGTCTCTGTGCCTGAGTTTGTGGCTCAGATCATTGATGACCCTTTCATCCAAGGTCTGCTGTCCAACACAGGCCTGATGCGCCAGCTGGTTCTCGATAACCCCCATATGCAGCAGCTGATCCAGCACAACCCTGAGATCGGGCATATTCTCAACAACCCCGAAATCATGCGGCAGACATTGGAGTTTCTCCGCAACCCAGCCATGATGCAAGAGATGATGCGTAGCCAGGACCGGGCACTCAGTAACCTGGAAAGCATCCCTGGTGGCTACAATGTGCTTCGTACTATGTACACGGATATTATGGATCCGATGCTTAATGCTGTACAGGAGCAGTTTGGTGGCAATCCCTTTGCCACTGCCACTACTGCGAAtgccaccagcagcagcagccaacCTTCGAGGACAGAGAATTGTGACCCTCTCCCCAACCCATGGGCTTCCACATATGGGGGCTCTGTTGGCAGGCGAGGCAGGCATCCTGGGGACCAGGATGTATCCGAGACTAGAAATAGGGTTCCCACCATTCTAGGTAATATAAGGCTCTATGACTATATTCAGCAATTACATGAGACCCCCCAGTCCTTGGGGACCTATCTGCAAGGGACTACATCCACTCTCAGTCCGAGCCAagaaccaccaccaccaggaAACCGAGTCCCCCCAACTTCATCCTCCTCCCAGAAACGTGAGTCAGGCCAGCCTCTCCCTAAGGAATCAGGAGCCATCAAGGGAAAGTCCTCTTGCCCATTGTTCCTGAGATATCCCCCAGAGAGCAGTACTGGACAAGATAGAGGTCAAGGTGGCACAGGGAATGGCTCCACTGGCCATGGCACCAACATGCCTGATCTTGTCTTAGGGCTGGGGCATTCTGCCAATAGGGCCCCATTCGTCCCTTCATCAGCTTCCCCTATGCCAGCTACCCCTGGGATCCCCGAGCATGCCCGGCTGCCACCAGTAGCTTATCCAAGATCTCTGAGGCCCACCAGCGTGAACCAGGTCCCACAGCTGCAGGACGAGATGCGCCGGCAGCTGCCCCTGCTGCTGCACCTTCAGGCAGCCATGGCCAACCCTCGTGCCATGCACGCGCTCCTACAGATTGAGCAGGGTCTGCAGATCCTGGCCACTGAAGCACCTCACCTCCTACTGTGGTTCATGCCTTGCCTAACAGGGCTGGGAAGTATGGTAGGCGGTACAGAGCCTAGAGGGGGTGCCCTTATGCCTGAGGATCCCCCTCTAGCTCCAGCTCCTGAGGTacccccagcacagggctctgtgGAGCTGGGCCCCCCTTCCACCCCTTTCCCCCAGATGTGGCAGGCTCTAAGTGGTGCCAATCCCCAGCAGATGCAGCCCGAGATTCACTTCCGGGTACAGCTAGAGCAGCTGCGAGCAATGGGTTTCCTGAATCCCGAAGCCAATCTCCAGGCCCTCCTAGCCACTGGGGGTGATGTGGACGCTGCTGTGGAGAAGCTGAGGCAGGCATAG